The DNA segment GCTTCATGTTCCCGATCTCGAACATGCCGGAACCGGCCCAGTGGCTCACCTATCTCAACCCGCTGCGCTACTTCCTGGTTATCATCCGGGATATTTTCCTCAAGGGCAGCGGCTGGGAAATCCTGTGGCCCCAGTTCGCCGCCCTGGCGGTGCTGGGAACGGCACTTTTGCTCATCAGTTCGCTTCGATTCAAGAAAAGGATGGTCTGACATGAAACAACCCCGCAAGATGATCTTCAATCTCCTCGCCTCTTCCTGCCTGCTCCTCGCCGCAAGCGGCGCACACGCCGCCGAGCCGCTTGCCCTGCAGAAGATCATGAAGGACCTGGGCAAGAACATGCAGCTCATCACTGGCGGGATTTCGCGCGGAGACTGGGAGCTGGTGGAAAAAACCGCGCCACTGATCGCTGATCATCCCAAGCCGCCCTTCGGCGAAAAACTGCGTATCCTGGCTTTTGTTGGCACCAACATGGACAAATACAAGGACTATGACGGCGAAACCCACGACCAGGCGCAGGCGGTAGGCAAGGCAGCCAAGGCCAAGGACGGCCCCGGCGTCATCCTTGCCTTCCAGAAGCTCCAGACCAGTTGCTACAACTGCCACAGCGAATTCCGCAAACCGTTCGTCGAGCATTTCTACGGCAAGAAAAACGCCGTTCAGTGACCGGTTATTACATTAACAATACAGGAGTCATTTCATGAGCACCCCCACACAACAACGCGGATTACAGACCTGGGCGATTTCCCTGGTTGCGGTCGCTTTCGGCCTGCTGACCATCAAGGAAGGCGGCACCATCCTGTTCGGCGGCGAGGCGGCGCGCGCCGCGGCCGGCAACTATGTGCCATTCGTGCTGTGGTTTAATTTTTTGGCGGGCTTCGCCTATGTCGTTGCGGGCATCGGGCTGTGGCTGAGGCAAAGCTGGGCAGTAGGGCTGGCCATTGCTATCGTGATAGCGACAGTATTTACTTTCGCGGCTTTCGGCGTGCATATACTTTCCGGCGGCGCCTTCGAGCCGCGCACGGTGGTTGCCATGAGCCTGCGCACGCTGGTGTGGGTCACGATTGCGGCCATTGCCTGGCGCGGGCTGGTGCGCGCAAAAGCAGCCTGAAAAAAAGGAGGCCCGTTATGGATGTAAACAGGCACTTCAGCACGGTGCTCTGGATCGGACTGGCATTGGCCGGCTGTGCCAGCCCTTCGCTGGCGTCTGCCGCCGACACAACCCCGCCGGCCCTTGCTGCGGAAAGACCATCAAGAACGGATTTTTCCGGTCATTGGATTCTCAACGCCAAAGCCAGCGATGATCCGCAGGAAAAGGCCAAGGAAGCCATGAAAGCGATGCAGCAGGAAAAGGGGGGCGGGCGCGGCATGGGTGGTCAGGGACGTGGCGGCGGCATGGGTGGTGGCGGCATGGGTGGCGGGCATCAGGGCCGCGGACCATCAGGCGGAATGAGTGGGCGCGGCGAGATGCCGTCCCGGGAATTGAGCACGCTCATGGCCCCTTCAGAAAAACTCGATATCACCCATGAAGATCCGATGCTGCTGATCACTGACGAGAACGATCAGCGCCAGCGGCTTTTTACCGACCTTCGCGGCGCCAGCGTTTCCGCCAGCGGCGGTTTGCAGCAGCGTGTCAGCTTCGCTGGCTGGGAAGGCGCTACGCTGGTGGTCGAGACCACGATGGCCGGTGGCTCCAGACTGGTCCAGAATTACCAGATCGACTCAGCAACAGGCCAGCTCATGATTGTTGCAGCAGCCAACCTGCCGGACAAAAAAGCAGTTTCGTATCGTCTTGTTTACGATCGGCTGAAACCTGGGGTGGATGCTGGGAGATAGTAGCGGCAAATGCTACCCATACCAGAAGATCCTGTGGAGACGGCAATGACTGAACGCGAATATGCAGGCAGCACCATTATCACGGTCAATACCGGAAGTTCATCCGTGCGGCTGGCCGCGTTCGCTTGCGACGAAGGGCGGGCATTGTCAGCACTGGCAACCGAGCATCATGCATTGGCCGGCGAGGGTGCGCTGGAGGTGCTGCAACGCTTCGTGGGTGCGAATGTGCCTGGCGGCGTGGCAGCGGTTGCGCATCGTGTGGTGCATGGTGGCCGGCAGCTGGTGAAATCCTGTCTGCTGGACGAGGCGGCCGAGCATGAGATCACGCGTCTCGCACCGCTTGCGCCCTTGCACAATCCGACGGCATTGCACTGGATTGGCGCTGCACGTTCGATGTTGGGAGATACGCCGCAGGTTGGGGTATTCGATACAGCGTTCTATACAAATCTGCCCGAGGTGGCAAGAACCTACGCCATTCCCCGGGCGCTGGCGGATCGACACGAGATCCGGCGCTATGGATTCCACGGCTTGGCGCACCAGGCAATGTGGCGGCGATGGCAGGCATTAAATCCGGACCGGGCGCTCAAAACCCGGATCATTTCATTGCAACTCGGTGCTGGCTGCTCGGTCACGGCAATTGAGGATGGCCTGCCGAAGGACACCTCCATGGGATTTTCGCCCTTGGAGGGTCTGGTCATGGCCACCCGCTCTGGGGATGTCGATCCGGGCTTGATCAGTTTTCTGCAGCGTGTGGAGCACTGGTCGCCCGAGGATGTCGATCGCGTGTTGAGCGCCGAATCCGGATTGTTAGGCCTCTCAGGCAGCAGTGGCGATATGCGCGAACTGCTGCGCGCGGAGGATCCGCATGCGCGTCTTGCAGTTGACCTCTATACCTACCGTGTTCGCAAGTACATCGGTGCTTACCTGACGGTGCTGGGCGGCGCCGATGCCATCGTGTTCGGCGGCGGTGTGGGCGAACACGCCCCGGCTGTGCGTGCGGCGATATTGAAGAACATGGAATGGGCCGGCGTGCGCCTGGATGCTGGTGCAAATGAAACGACCGTGGCGAAGGCGGGTCGAATCAGCCACCCTGACAGCAAAATCGAGGTCTGGGTGATCCCCGTGGACGAGCAGCAAATCCTGGCGCAGGAGGCGCTGGCGGTGATCACCCGCTAATGTAGCGCATGACAAAAGGAGTACAAGGATGAACTCTGAAGCGAGAGATCAGCAACAAGCCAGGCCCGCCAGCACAAAGCCGGATGGTCCCCTGTCTGCAACTGAACTGGGCAAGATGAATGCCTACTGGCGCGCAGCGAACTATCTGTCGGTGGGCCAGATTTACCTGCTGGACAATCCGCTGCTCAGGTCGCCGCTCAAGCTCGAGCACATCAAGCCGCGGCTGCTCGGCCATTGGGGTACGACGCCGGGGCTGAATTTCATCTACGTCCACCTCAACCGCATGATCAAGGCGCACGACCTCAACATGATTTACATTGCAGGCCCTGGCCATGGCGGCCCGGGCCTGGTCGCCAACACCTGGCTGGAAGGCACCTACAGCGAGGTTTATTCCAATATCCCGCAGAGCGCCGAAGGCATGAAGAAACTGTTCCGGCAGTTTTCGTTTCCCGGCGGCGTGCCGAGCCACGTGGCGCCGGAGACGCCCGGCTCGATCCATGAGGGGGGCGAGTTGGGCTACTCGTTATCGCATGCCTACGGTGCGGTGTTCGACAACCCGGATTTGATCGCCGCCTGCGTGGTCGGCGATGGCGAGGCCGAAACCGGCCCGCTGGCGGCTGCATGGCATTCCAACAAGTTCCTGAACCCGGCGCGTGACGGCGCGGTGCTGCCGATCCTGCATCTCAACGGTTACAAGATCGCCAACCCCACGCTGCTCGCGCGTATACCGCACAGAGAGTTGGAGAGCCTGTTCATCGGCTACGGCTACAAGCCGTATTTCGTGGAGGGATCCGACCCGGCGCTGATGCATCAGCAGATGGCCGCGATTCTGGACACGGCCATTGCCGACATTCAGGCCATCCAGCAAGACGCGCGTGCCAATGGCGTCAAGACGCGCCCGAACTGGCCGATGATCATTCTGCGCAGCCCCAAGGGATGGACCGGGCCGAAGGAAGTCGACGGCAAGCAGACCGAGGGTTCGTGGCGCTCC comes from the Sulfuricella sp. genome and includes:
- a CDS encoding cytochrome c; translated protein: MKQPRKMIFNLLASSCLLLAASGAHAAEPLALQKIMKDLGKNMQLITGGISRGDWELVEKTAPLIADHPKPPFGEKLRILAFVGTNMDKYKDYDGETHDQAQAVGKAAKAKDGPGVILAFQKLQTSCYNCHSEFRKPFVEHFYGKKNAVQ
- a CDS encoding acetate/propionate family kinase, with the protein product MTEREYAGSTIITVNTGSSSVRLAAFACDEGRALSALATEHHALAGEGALEVLQRFVGANVPGGVAAVAHRVVHGGRQLVKSCLLDEAAEHEITRLAPLAPLHNPTALHWIGAARSMLGDTPQVGVFDTAFYTNLPEVARTYAIPRALADRHEIRRYGFHGLAHQAMWRRWQALNPDRALKTRIISLQLGAGCSVTAIEDGLPKDTSMGFSPLEGLVMATRSGDVDPGLISFLQRVEHWSPEDVDRVLSAESGLLGLSGSSGDMRELLRAEDPHARLAVDLYTYRVRKYIGAYLTVLGGADAIVFGGGVGEHAPAVRAAILKNMEWAGVRLDAGANETTVAKAGRISHPDSKIEVWVIPVDEQQILAQEALAVITR